In a single window of the Cucumis melo cultivar AY chromosome 11, USDA_Cmelo_AY_1.0, whole genome shotgun sequence genome:
- the LOC103502118 gene encoding vacuolar protein-sorting-associated protein 11 homolog: MYQWRKFEFFEEKLAGRCTIPEEIREKKIECCSSGRGKVVIGCDDGSVNLLDRGLKFSYGFQAHSSSVSFLQQLKQRNFLVTVGEDVQVAPQHTAMCLKVFDLDKIEPEGSSATSPECIGILRIFTNQFPEAKITSFLVLEEAPPILLIAIGLDNGFIYCIKGDIARERINRFKLQVDISDKNQSSITGLGFRVDGQALQLFAVTPDSVSLFSLHSQPPKGQTLDHIGCGVNGVTMSDRLELIIGRPEAVYFYEVDGRGPCWAFEGEKKLVGWFRGYLLCVIADQRNSKNTFNVYDLKNRLIAHSLVVKDVSHMLCEWGSIILIMDDQSALCIGEKDMESKLDMLFKKNLYTIAINLVQSQQADAAATAEVLRKYGDHLYSKQDYDEAMAQYIHTIGHLEPSYVIQKFLDAQRIYNLTNYLENLHEKGLASKDHTTLLLNCYTKLKDVNKLNVFIKNEDGAGEHKFDVETAIRVCRAANYHEHAMYVARRERKHEWYLKILLEDLGRYDEALQYIASLEPSQAGVTIKEYGKILIAHKPRETIDILMKLCTEDGESLKERASNGIYLSMLPSPVDFLNIFIHHPQSLMEFLEKYTNKVKDSPAQVEINNTLLELYLSNDLNFPSMSQVSNGRNISLVERSGATLMSAESNNKVSTGNTDHMKDKDWLERKEKGLRLLKSGWPSELENPLYDVDLVIILCEMNAFREGLMYLYEKMKLYKEVIACYMQTHDHEGLIACCKRLGDSGKGGDPSLWADLLKYFGELGEDCSKEVKEVLTYIERDDILPPIIVIQTLSRNPCLTLSVIKDYIARKLEQESKMIEEDRRAIEKYQEDTLAMRKEIEDLRTNARIFQLSKCTACTFTLDLPAVHFMCMHSFHQRCLGDNEKECPECAPEYRKVVEMKRSLEQNKDQDQFFQQVKSSKDGFSVIAQYFGKGIISKTSNGTVNATNPENASSTNGF, translated from the exons ATGTATCAATGGAGGAAATTCGAGTTCTTCGAAGAGAAACTAGCCGGAAGATGCACAATTCCTGAAGAGATAAGGGAAAAGAAGATCGAGTGTTGCTCCAGCGGCAGAGGGAAGGTGGTGATCGGTTGCGATGACGGTAGCGTTAATTTACTTGATCGTGGGCTTAAGTTCAGCTATGGATTTCAAGCTCATTCCTCCTCTGTATCCTTTTTGCAACAGCTCAAG CAACGCAACTTTCTAGTTACTGTTGGAGAAGATGTGCAAGTAGCTCCGCAGCATACTGCTATGTGTCTGAAGGTTTTTGATCTCGATAAAATTGAGCCGGAGGGGTCAAGTGCGACTAGTCCCGAGTGCATTGGAATTCTGAGGATATTTACTAATCAATTTCCCGAGGCAAAG ATCACATCATTTCTGGTTCTAGAGGAGGCACCCCCAATACTACTTATCGCTATTGGCCTGGATAATGGTTTCATATATTGCATCAAAGGAGACATTGCGCGCGAACGTATCAATCGTTTCAAGCTTCAAGTAGATATCTCAGACAAGAACCAATCATCTATTACGGGGTTAGGGTTCAGAGTTGATGGTCAAGCTCTTCAGTTATTTGCAGTAACTCCTGATTCAGTGAGTTTATTCAGCCTGCACAGTCAACCACCAAAGGGGCAAACTCTGGATCATATTGGATGTGGTGTGAATGGTGTTACGATGAGTGATCGCTTG GAGCTAATAATTGGTCGTCCTGAGGCAGTTTATTTTTATGAAGTTGATGGACGTGGTCCTTGCTGGGCTTTTGAAGGGGAAAAAAAACTCGTAGGATGGTTTCGTGGATACCTTCTCTGTGTGATTGCAGATCAGAGAAATAGCAAGAACACTTTCAACGTTTATGACCTGAAGAATCGTCTGATTGCTCATAGTCTTGTTGTTAAAGATGTTTCTCATATGCTCTGTGAGTGGGGCAGTATTATACTAATAATGGACGACCAATCTGCTCTATGTATTGGGGAAAAGGACATGGAAAGCAAATTAGATAtgctatttaaaaaaaatttgtacaCTATAGCTATAAATCTCGTTCAAAGTCAACAAGCTGATGCTGCTGCAACTGCAGAAGTGCTTAGAAAGTATGGGGACCATCTATACAGCAAGCAAGACTATGATGAGGCTATGGCCCAATATATCCATACTATTGGACATCTTGAGCCTTCTTATGTTATACAGAAATTTCTTGATGCTCAGCGAATCTATAACCTCACTAATTACTTGGAAAATTTGCATGAGAAAGGGCTTGCTTCTAAAGATCACACCACACTTCTACTAAACTGCTATACCAAATTGAAAGATGTCAATAAGCTAAATGTATTTATTAAGAATGAGGATGGTGCTGGAGAGCATAAATTTGACGTCGAGACTGCAATAAGGGTTTGTCGTGCTGCCAATTACCATGAACATGCCATGTATGTTGCTAGAAGGGAGCGAAAGCACGAATGGTACCTTAAGATCTTACTTGAAGACCTTGGAAGATATGATGAAGCCTTGCAATATATTGCAAGCCTTGAGCCTAGTCAAGCTGGGGTGACAATTAAGGAGTATGGAAAGATTCTGATAGCACACAAGCCACGTGAGACAATTGATATTCTCATGAAGCTCTGCACGGAGGATGGTGAGTCATTGAAGGAAAGGGCCTCAAATGGCATATATTTATCTATGTTACCATCTCCTGTTGACTTTCTGAACATTTTCATTCATCACCCGCAGTCACTTATGGAATTCCTTGAAAAGTATACAAACAAGGTTAAGGACTCTCCTGCTCAAGTTGAAATTAACAATACACTGTTGGAGTTATACTTGTCAAACGATTTGAACTTTCCTTCAATGTCCCAAGTTAGCAATGGGCGAAACATTAGTCTTGTAGAAAGATCAGGAGCAACATTGATGTCAGCTGAGTCCAATAATAAAGTGAGCACTGGGAATACAGATCATATGAAGGATAAAGACTGGCTTGAAAGGAAAGAGAAGGGATTACGTCTGCTAAAGAGTGGATGGCCTTCAGAACTGGAAAATCCTCTCTATGATGTTGATCTTGTAATTATTCTGTGTGAAATGAATGCATTTAGGGAAGGACTTATGTATTTATATGAAAAGATGAAACTTTATAAAGAGGTTATAGCTTGCTATATGCAAACTCACGACCATGAGGGTTTGATTGCATGCTGTAAAAGATTGGGCGATTCAGGAAAGGGAGGCGACCCTTCCCTATGGGCAGATCTATTGAAGTACTTTGGCGAACTTGGAGAAGATTGTTCCAAAGAAGTAAAGGAAGTTTTGACCTATATTGAAAGGGATGATATTTTGCCACCTATTATAGTTATTCAAACACTGTCAAGAAATCCATGCCTCACGCTTTCTGTCATCAAGGACTATATTGCAAGAAAGCTTGAACAGGAATCCAAGATGATTGAAGAGGATAGACGTGCAATTGAAAAGTACCAG GAAGACACATTGGCAATgagaaaagaaattgaagatCTCAGGACAAATGCAAGAATTTTTCAGCTTAGCAAGTGCACTGCATGCACGTTCACTCTTGATCTCCCCGCTGTACACTTCATGTGTATGCATTCATTCCATCAGCGTTGTTTGGGGGATAATGAAAAAGAATGTCCAGAGTGTGCTCCAGAATACAGAAAAGTCGTAGAGATGAAGAGAAGCTTAGAGCAGAATAAGGATCAAGATCAATTCTTCCAGCAAGTGAAGAGTTCAAAAGATGGTTTTTCTGTGATTGCCCAGTACTTTGGTAAGGGAATCATTAGCAAAACCAGTAATGGAACTGTGAATGCTACAAACCCAGAGAATGCTTCTTCGACAAATGGCTTTTAG